Proteins encoded within one genomic window of Bacillus thuringiensis:
- the ilvE gene encoding branched-chain-amino-acid transaminase translates to MNEQWIFLNGEFVPKDEAKVSVYDHGYLYGDGVFEGIRVYSGNVFRLREHLVRLYESAKSIMLEIPYSLDEVTNIVVETIRQNKLSNGYIRLVVSRGAGNLGLDPDSCKKPNVVVIAEQLSLFPQEYYEKGIPVVTVATRRNRPDVLSPQVKSLNYLNNILVRIEAKLAGVQEALMLNDQGYVAEGSGDNVFIVKGNKLITPPSSAGALEGITRNAILEIGEKLGYDVREELFTRHDVYVADEVFLTGTAAEVIAVTTVDGRTIGLGQTGPHTNRLLEEFRKLVIEDGEKIYEENKVG, encoded by the coding sequence GTGAACGAGCAATGGATTTTCTTAAATGGAGAATTTGTTCCAAAAGACGAGGCAAAAGTATCAGTATATGATCATGGTTATTTATATGGAGATGGAGTATTTGAAGGAATTAGAGTCTATAGCGGTAATGTTTTCCGTTTGAGAGAGCATCTTGTCCGGTTATATGAATCAGCAAAATCCATCATGTTAGAAATTCCATATTCTTTAGATGAAGTAACGAATATTGTTGTTGAGACGATTCGACAAAATAAATTATCTAATGGATACATTCGCCTAGTTGTATCGAGAGGAGCAGGAAATCTTGGGTTAGATCCCGATTCTTGTAAGAAACCGAATGTAGTAGTAATTGCAGAGCAACTATCTTTATTCCCGCAAGAATATTATGAAAAAGGGATTCCAGTTGTAACAGTTGCAACGCGCCGAAACCGTCCAGATGTATTGTCGCCTCAAGTGAAATCTTTAAATTACTTAAACAATATTTTAGTTCGCATCGAAGCGAAATTGGCTGGAGTACAAGAAGCGCTTATGTTAAATGATCAAGGATACGTAGCTGAAGGCTCAGGAGATAATGTATTTATTGTAAAAGGAAATAAATTAATTACACCACCAAGTTCTGCTGGAGCGTTAGAAGGTATTACACGAAACGCTATTTTAGAAATTGGTGAAAAACTTGGATATGACGTTAGAGAAGAGTTATTTACAAGACATGACGTATATGTAGCTGATGAAGTATTTTTAACAGGAACAGCAGCTGAAGTAATTGCTGTTACGACAGTAGATGGTAGAACGATTGGTTTAGGGCAAACGGGTCCACATACGAATCGTTTATTAGAAGAATTCCGAAAGTTAGTTATAGAAGATGGAGAGAAAATTTACGAAGAAAATAAAGTTGGATAA
- the leuC gene encoding 3-isopropylmalate dehydratase large subunit has protein sequence MGKRLLDKLWERHIVTTNENGLDLLYIDLHLVHEVTSPQAFEGLRLTNRTVRRPDLTFATMDHNIPTKDVWNITDRIAKQQLDTLRENCKQFQVPLADIGDEEQGIVHVIGPELGLTQPGKTIVCGDSHTATHGAFGALAFGIGTSEVEHVLATQTLWQRKPKAMGIELKGNLQKGVYAKDIILHLLSKYGVAVGTGYVMEFYGETIQVMEMEERMTLCNMAIEGGAKAGIIAPDEKTFAYVKGRKYAPKDYEIFEKKWSELYTDADAIYDLHIVVDVTDLAPYVTWGTNPSMGVRIDEKLPEKHDANEERAFSYMGLSPGQSTYDIPVQHVFIGSCTNSRLSDLEIAASVVKGRKVKEGVRALVVPGSKRVREAAMQKGLHHIFEEAGFEWREPGCSMCLGMNPDQVPEGEHCASTSNRNFEGRQGKGARTHLVSPAMAAAAALYGHFVDTRKESYDGAISYS, from the coding sequence ATGGGAAAAAGGTTGCTAGATAAGCTTTGGGAAAGACACATAGTTACGACAAATGAAAATGGATTAGATTTATTATATATCGATCTGCATCTTGTTCATGAAGTAACGTCACCGCAAGCCTTTGAAGGCTTGCGGCTTACAAATCGAACGGTCCGCAGACCAGATCTAACATTCGCAACGATGGATCATAATATTCCAACGAAAGATGTTTGGAATATTACCGATCGCATTGCGAAGCAGCAACTAGATACACTTCGGGAAAATTGTAAACAATTTCAGGTGCCATTGGCGGATATCGGAGATGAAGAGCAAGGGATTGTTCATGTTATCGGACCAGAATTAGGGCTCACGCAGCCAGGAAAAACAATTGTTTGTGGTGATAGTCATACAGCAACGCACGGTGCGTTTGGTGCGTTAGCATTTGGCATTGGTACGAGTGAAGTGGAACATGTATTGGCAACGCAAACGTTATGGCAACGCAAACCGAAAGCGATGGGCATTGAGTTAAAAGGGAATTTACAGAAAGGTGTTTACGCAAAAGATATTATTTTACACCTCCTTTCAAAGTACGGTGTAGCAGTTGGAACTGGATACGTAATGGAATTTTACGGAGAGACGATTCAAGTTATGGAGATGGAAGAGAGAATGACGCTTTGTAATATGGCAATTGAAGGGGGAGCAAAAGCGGGTATTATCGCGCCAGATGAAAAAACATTTGCTTACGTAAAAGGACGTAAATATGCACCGAAAGACTATGAAATATTTGAGAAGAAATGGTCCGAACTTTATACCGATGCAGATGCAATTTATGATTTGCATATTGTGGTAGATGTGACAGATTTAGCACCGTACGTTACGTGGGGAACAAACCCGAGTATGGGTGTTCGTATTGATGAAAAATTACCAGAAAAGCATGATGCAAATGAAGAAAGAGCATTTTCTTATATGGGGTTAAGCCCTGGACAAAGTACGTATGACATTCCAGTTCAGCATGTTTTTATTGGATCTTGTACAAATTCCAGGCTTTCTGATTTAGAAATTGCTGCATCTGTTGTGAAAGGGAGAAAGGTAAAAGAAGGTGTGCGAGCACTCGTTGTGCCTGGATCGAAAAGAGTAAGAGAAGCTGCGATGCAAAAAGGACTACATCACATCTTTGAAGAAGCTGGATTTGAATGGAGAGAACCTGGATGTTCCATGTGTCTTGGAATGAATCCAGATCAAGTACCTGAAGGAGAACATTGTGCTTCAACTTCAAATCGTAATTTCGAAGGAAGACAAGGGAAAGGAGCACGAACACATTTAGTTAGCCCAGCAATGGCGGCAGCAGCTGCGTTATATGGGCATTTTGTTGATACTAGAAAGGAGAGTTATGATGGAGCCATTTCGTATTCATAG
- the ilvC gene encoding ketol-acid reductoisomerase, giving the protein MAKVYYEKDVTVNVLKEKKVAIIGYGSQGHAHAQNLRDNGFDVVVGLRKGKSWDKAKEDGFSVYTVAEAAGKADVVMILLPDELQPEVYEAEIAPNLKAGNSLVFAHGFNVHFDQVKPPANVDVFLVAPKGPGHLVRRTFAEGGAVPALFAVYQDATGVATEKALSYADGIGATRAGVLETTFKEETETDLFGEQAVLCGGVTALVKAGFETLVDAGYQPELAYFECLHELKLIVDLMYEGGLENMRYSVSDTAQWGDFVSGPRVVTEDTKKAMGAVLAEIQDGTFARGWIAEHKAGKPNFHATNEKENEHEIEVVGRKLREMMPFVQPRVKAGVK; this is encoded by the coding sequence ATGGCGAAAGTTTATTATGAGAAAGATGTAACGGTAAATGTATTAAAAGAAAAGAAAGTAGCAATCATCGGATACGGTTCGCAAGGTCATGCGCATGCACAAAATTTACGTGATAATGGATTTGATGTTGTAGTAGGTTTAAGAAAAGGGAAGTCTTGGGATAAAGCGAAAGAAGATGGATTTTCTGTATATACAGTAGCGGAAGCAGCGGGAAAAGCTGATGTAGTAATGATTTTGCTACCGGATGAACTGCAACCAGAAGTATATGAAGCGGAAATTGCGCCAAATTTAAAGGCAGGAAATTCTCTCGTTTTTGCACACGGATTTAATGTTCACTTTGATCAAGTGAAACCACCAGCGAATGTAGATGTATTTCTAGTAGCACCAAAAGGTCCAGGACATCTTGTGCGCCGTACATTTGCTGAAGGTGGAGCTGTTCCTGCATTATTTGCAGTATACCAAGATGCAACAGGAGTTGCGACTGAAAAGGCACTTTCTTATGCCGATGGAATTGGAGCGACGAGAGCTGGTGTACTAGAAACGACATTTAAAGAAGAAACAGAAACAGATTTATTTGGAGAGCAAGCTGTACTTTGCGGCGGAGTAACTGCGCTAGTAAAAGCTGGATTTGAAACGCTAGTTGATGCAGGATACCAGCCTGAACTTGCATATTTTGAATGTTTACATGAACTAAAACTAATCGTTGACCTTATGTATGAAGGTGGACTTGAAAATATGAGATATTCAGTTTCAGATACAGCACAGTGGGGCGACTTCGTATCAGGACCACGCGTTGTAACGGAAGATACGAAGAAAGCGATGGGTGCAGTACTAGCCGAAATTCAAGATGGTACATTTGCGAGAGGTTGGATTGCAGAGCATAAAGCAGGAAAACCAAATTTCCATGCTACAAATGAGAAAGAGAATGAACATGAAATCGAAGTAGTTGGACGTAAATTACGTGAAATGATGCCTTTCGTACAGCCGCGAGTAAAGGCAGGGGTCAAATAA
- the leuD gene encoding 3-isopropylmalate dehydratase small subunit, which translates to MEPFRIHRGTAAVLMNDNIDTDQIIPKQYLKRIERTGFGKYLFDEWRYDNNRHENPNFPLNAQDRKGASILITGDNFGCGSSREHAPWALADYGFRVIIAGGFADIFYMNCMKNGMLPIVMDKEMREKLAKTDAREEIEVDLENEVITMSAHRFHFTIEKMWKEKLLNGLDEISITMQHEQEIVEYERKVALY; encoded by the coding sequence ATGGAGCCATTTCGTATTCATAGAGGTACTGCCGCAGTACTGATGAATGATAACATTGATACTGATCAAATTATACCGAAGCAATACTTAAAGAGAATTGAAAGGACCGGATTTGGAAAGTATTTATTCGATGAATGGCGTTATGATAATAACCGCCATGAAAACCCTAATTTTCCGCTTAATGCACAAGATAGAAAAGGGGCAAGTATATTAATTACAGGTGATAATTTTGGTTGCGGCTCTTCAAGAGAACATGCTCCGTGGGCACTTGCTGATTATGGTTTCCGCGTAATTATCGCCGGAGGGTTTGCAGATATTTTTTATATGAATTGTATGAAAAATGGTATGTTACCAATTGTAATGGATAAAGAAATGCGAGAAAAACTTGCCAAAACGGATGCGAGAGAAGAAATAGAAGTAGATTTAGAGAATGAAGTCATTACAATGAGTGCACACAGATTCCATTTTACAATCGAGAAAATGTGGAAAGAGAAATTATTAAATGGTTTAGATGAAATTAGTATTACAATGCAACATGAACAAGAAATTGTAGAGTATGAAAGGAAAGTAGCTTTATATTAA
- the hisG gene encoding ATP phosphoribosyltransferase, whose amino-acid sequence MRNIQIALTKGRLEKYVIPLFEQIGIDCSELKNKGRKLVFQSKNTDISFILVKAVDVATYVEHGVADIGVVGKDVLMENEKDIYEMLDLGVGVCKFCVASIPTYNPKSYRKKRIATKYPHITSNYFHDKGEDVEIIKIEGSVEIAPILGLADAVVDIVETGKTLQENGLIVFEEMCSISARMIVNKAALKTKKDEIFSIINMMEQEILSGK is encoded by the coding sequence ATGCGTAACATTCAAATTGCGTTAACGAAAGGAAGATTAGAAAAATATGTGATTCCGCTCTTTGAACAAATTGGAATTGATTGTTCAGAGCTCAAAAATAAAGGACGAAAGCTAGTCTTTCAAAGTAAAAATACAGATATTTCGTTTATTTTAGTGAAAGCAGTAGATGTTGCTACTTATGTAGAACATGGAGTAGCTGATATTGGAGTCGTTGGTAAAGATGTTTTAATGGAAAACGAGAAGGATATTTATGAAATGCTGGATTTGGGAGTGGGCGTGTGTAAGTTTTGTGTTGCTTCTATTCCTACTTATAACCCGAAGAGCTACCGGAAGAAACGTATTGCGACGAAATATCCACATATTACTTCTAACTATTTTCATGATAAAGGAGAGGATGTAGAAATTATAAAAATAGAAGGCTCTGTAGAAATCGCTCCTATTCTTGGATTGGCAGATGCCGTTGTTGATATTGTTGAAACCGGAAAAACATTACAAGAAAATGGACTCATTGTATTTGAAGAAATGTGTTCTATATCTGCTCGAATGATTGTAAATAAGGCTGCATTAAAAACTAAAAAAGACGAAATATTCAGTATTATAAATATGATGGAACAAGAAATTTTGTCAGGAAAATAG
- the ilvB gene encoding acetolactate synthase large subunit — MSSKTEEKLATGAQLLLEALEKEGVEVIFGYPGGAVLPLYDALYDCEIPHILTRHEQGAIHAAEGYARITGHPGVVIATSGPGATNVITGLADAMIDSLPLVVFTGQVATTLIGSDAFQEADIMGLTMPVTKHNYQVRKASDLPRIIKEAFHIARTGRPGPVVIDLPKDMVVERGERCSDVQMDLPGYNPNYEPNLLQINKLLQAIRAANKPLILAGAGVLHAKASKELTSFARKYDIPVVHTLLGLGGFPPDDELFLGMGGMHGSYTANMALYECDLLINVGARFDDRLTGNLAYFAKEATVAHIDIDPAEIGKNVPTEIPIVASAKRALEVLLQSEGKKENHHEWLSLLKSRKEKYPLSYKRNSESIKPQYTIDMLYEITKGEAVVTTDVGQHQMWAAQYYPLKTPDKWVTSGGLGTMGFGFPAAIGAQIAKPDELVIAIVGDAGFQMTLQELSVLKEHSLPVKVFILNNEALGMVRQWQDEFYNQRYSHSLLPCQPDFVALANAYGIKGIRIDDPLLAKKQIQHAIELQEPVVIDCRVLQSEKVMPMVAPGKGVHQMEGVEKR; from the coding sequence ATGTCTTCAAAAACGGAAGAGAAACTGGCAACTGGTGCACAGCTATTGTTAGAAGCGCTAGAAAAGGAAGGAGTAGAGGTGATTTTCGGTTATCCTGGTGGTGCTGTTTTACCTCTTTATGATGCACTCTATGACTGTGAAATTCCGCATATTCTAACAAGGCATGAACAAGGTGCTATTCACGCTGCTGAAGGGTATGCCAGAATTACTGGCCATCCAGGGGTTGTAATTGCAACGAGTGGACCAGGTGCTACAAATGTGATTACTGGTCTAGCAGATGCGATGATTGATTCATTACCACTTGTAGTATTTACAGGGCAAGTAGCAACAACATTAATTGGAAGTGATGCTTTTCAAGAAGCGGATATTATGGGGCTTACGATGCCGGTGACAAAACATAACTACCAAGTGCGAAAGGCTTCAGATTTACCTCGAATTATTAAAGAAGCATTTCATATTGCTAGAACAGGAAGACCAGGCCCGGTCGTTATTGACCTTCCGAAAGATATGGTAGTGGAACGAGGAGAACGATGTAGTGATGTACAAATGGATTTACCAGGATACAACCCTAATTATGAACCGAATCTACTCCAAATAAACAAATTATTACAAGCAATTAGGGCTGCAAACAAGCCGTTAATTTTAGCTGGAGCAGGTGTATTGCATGCGAAAGCATCGAAAGAATTAACAAGTTTTGCTCGTAAATATGACATTCCTGTTGTCCATACATTACTTGGTCTTGGTGGCTTTCCGCCAGATGATGAACTTTTTCTAGGGATGGGAGGAATGCATGGTTCTTACACAGCTAATATGGCGTTATACGAATGCGACTTACTCATTAATGTAGGTGCGAGGTTCGATGATCGTCTTACGGGAAATTTAGCTTATTTTGCTAAAGAGGCGACTGTTGCGCATATCGATATTGATCCGGCAGAAATTGGGAAAAATGTACCGACTGAAATTCCAATTGTTGCAAGTGCTAAGCGAGCGCTGGAAGTATTACTTCAATCAGAAGGGAAGAAAGAAAATCATCATGAATGGCTCTCTTTATTAAAGAGTAGAAAAGAAAAGTATCCACTATCTTATAAACGAAATTCGGAAAGTATTAAGCCACAATATACAATTGATATGTTATATGAAATTACGAAAGGAGAGGCCGTTGTAACAACAGATGTTGGGCAACATCAAATGTGGGCAGCACAATATTATCCGCTCAAAACTCCAGATAAATGGGTAACTTCAGGAGGACTAGGAACGATGGGATTCGGATTTCCAGCCGCGATTGGTGCGCAAATTGCAAAGCCTGATGAACTAGTTATTGCAATTGTCGGTGACGCTGGATTTCAAATGACTCTGCAAGAATTAAGTGTCTTAAAAGAACATTCTTTACCCGTTAAAGTATTTATTTTAAATAATGAAGCGCTAGGAATGGTAAGACAGTGGCAAGATGAATTTTATAATCAAAGATATTCGCACTCTTTACTACCGTGCCAACCAGATTTCGTCGCTCTTGCGAATGCGTATGGCATAAAAGGAATTCGCATAGACGATCCACTTCTTGCAAAGAAGCAAATACAGCATGCGATTGAATTACAAGAGCCAGTCGTAATTGATTGCCGTGTACTTCAATCAGAAAAGGTAATGCCGATGGTTGCGCCAGGGAAAGGTGTTCACCAAATGGAGGGAGTGGAAAAAAGGTGA
- the leuA gene encoding 2-isopropylmalate synthase, protein MKQILFMDTTLRDGEQSPGVNLNEQEKLQIARQLERLGIHVMEAGFAAASEGDFQSVKRIANTIQNATVMSLARAKESDIRRAYEAVKGAVSPRLHVFLATSDIHMKYKLCMSKEDVLDSIYRSVTLGKSLFPTVQFSAEDATRTSRDFLAEAVEVAIRAGANVINIPDTVGYTNPEEYYSLFKHLQESVPSYEKAIFSCHCHDDLGMAVANSLAAVEGGALQVEGTINGIGERAGNAALEEVAVALHIRKDFYKAEPSMTLKEIKATSTLVSRLTGMVVPKNKAIVGANAFAHESGIHQDGVLKEVTTYEIIEPALIGESQNLFVLGKHSGRHAFTEKMKELGYEFTNEERDAVFETFKKLADRKKEITEEDLRALMLGEAAFAAQQYNIMQLQVHFVSNSTQCATVVLKDEEGNVYEDAATGSGSIEAIYNAIQRILGLECELADYRIQSITQGQDALAHVHVELKEGTHQVSGFGVAQDVLEASARAYVHAAGKLKSLIALVK, encoded by the coding sequence ATGAAGCAGATTTTGTTCATGGATACGACGCTACGTGATGGCGAACAATCACCAGGAGTGAATTTAAATGAACAAGAGAAATTGCAAATTGCAAGGCAATTAGAGAGACTAGGGATTCATGTCATGGAAGCTGGCTTTGCAGCAGCTTCCGAAGGGGATTTTCAATCGGTAAAACGCATCGCGAATACAATTCAAAATGCTACAGTTATGAGTTTAGCTAGAGCGAAAGAAAGTGATATTCGAAGAGCATATGAAGCTGTGAAAGGTGCGGTATCTCCTCGTTTACACGTATTTTTAGCTACGAGTGATATTCATATGAAATATAAACTTTGTATGTCAAAAGAAGATGTGTTAGACAGCATTTATCGCTCGGTTACGCTTGGAAAGTCGTTATTTCCGACAGTACAATTTTCTGCAGAAGATGCGACAAGAACATCAAGAGATTTTTTGGCTGAGGCAGTAGAAGTTGCGATTCGTGCAGGAGCGAATGTAATTAATATCCCGGATACAGTTGGATATACGAATCCAGAAGAATATTATTCTCTTTTTAAGCACTTACAAGAATCTGTTCCTTCATATGAAAAAGCAATTTTCTCTTGTCATTGTCACGATGATCTTGGGATGGCTGTAGCAAATTCGCTAGCTGCAGTTGAAGGTGGAGCATTGCAAGTAGAAGGAACAATTAATGGAATTGGAGAAAGGGCAGGGAATGCGGCGTTAGAAGAAGTTGCGGTTGCTCTTCATATTAGAAAAGATTTTTATAAAGCAGAGCCTTCTATGACGCTAAAAGAAATTAAAGCGACAAGTACATTAGTAAGCAGATTAACAGGTATGGTTGTGCCGAAAAATAAAGCGATCGTTGGAGCGAATGCATTCGCTCATGAATCAGGAATTCATCAAGATGGTGTTTTAAAAGAAGTGACAACATATGAAATTATTGAACCAGCGCTAATAGGCGAATCTCAAAATCTATTTGTACTTGGGAAACATTCTGGACGTCACGCGTTTACGGAAAAAATGAAAGAGCTTGGCTATGAATTTACAAACGAAGAGCGTGATGCGGTATTTGAAACATTTAAAAAATTGGCTGATCGTAAAAAGGAAATTACTGAAGAAGATCTACGCGCGCTTATGCTTGGTGAAGCAGCATTTGCAGCACAACAATATAACATTATGCAATTACAAGTACATTTCGTATCAAATAGTACACAATGCGCGACAGTTGTACTAAAAGATGAGGAAGGAAATGTATATGAAGATGCAGCCACTGGTTCTGGTAGTATTGAAGCGATATACAATGCGATTCAAAGAATTTTAGGATTAGAATGTGAATTGGCAGATTATCGCATACAATCTATTACACAAGGTCAAGATGCACTTGCTCATGTTCATGTTGAATTAAAAGAAGGAACGCATCAAGTATCAGGTTTTGGTGTTGCGCAAGACGTATTAGAAGCGTCAGCAAGAGCATATGTCCATGCAGCAGGGAAATTAAAATCTCTTATAGCGCTTGTGAAATAA
- the ilvN gene encoding acetolactate synthase small subunit, translating to MKRIVTATVRNQSGVLNRITGVMTRRHFNIESISVGHTESSDISRMTIVVHVENEQQVEQLIKQLHKQIDVLKVSDITEEAMIARELALIKVATSVARAELYSLIEPFRAAVIDVGKDSIVVQVTGTQEKVEALIELLRPYGLKEIARTGVTAFTRSMKKQDKQVMLIQ from the coding sequence GTGAAGAGAATTGTTACAGCAACAGTTCGAAATCAAAGTGGTGTGTTAAACCGAATTACAGGTGTTATGACACGAAGACATTTTAATATTGAAAGTATTTCAGTAGGTCATACGGAATCATCGGACATATCGCGGATGACGATTGTTGTACATGTTGAAAATGAACAGCAAGTGGAGCAGTTAATTAAACAACTTCATAAGCAAATTGATGTTCTGAAAGTGTCAGATATTACAGAAGAAGCGATGATCGCAAGAGAACTTGCACTTATTAAAGTAGCAACTTCAGTAGCAAGAGCAGAATTATATAGTTTAATTGAACCGTTTCGAGCCGCTGTAATAGATGTTGGGAAGGATTCCATAGTGGTGCAAGTAACAGGTACGCAGGAAAAAGTAGAAGCGTTAATTGAATTACTTCGTCCATACGGTTTGAAAGAAATTGCAAGAACAGGTGTAACGGCCTTTACGCGTAGCATGAAAAAGCAAGATAAGCAAGTTATGTTAATTCAATAA
- the leuB gene encoding 3-isopropylmalate dehydrogenase has translation MEKRIVCLAGDGVGPEIMESAKEVLHMVERLYGHHFHLQDEYFGGSAIDLNGQPLPQRTLAACLASDAVLLGAVGGPRWDGVKERPEKGLLALRKGLGVFANVRPVTVESATAHLSPLKKADEIDFVVVRELTGGIYFSYPKERTDEVATDTLTYHRHEIERIVSYAFQLASKRKKKVTSIDKANVLESSKLWRTVTEEVALRYPGVELEHILVDAAAMELIRNPGRFDVIVTENLFGDILSDEASVLAGSLGMLPSASHAEKGPSLYEPIHGSAPDIAGKNKANPIAMMRSVAMMLGQSFGLTREGCAIEEAISAVLKSGKCTADIGGTETTTSFTKAVMQEMEEQALVGRGR, from the coding sequence ATGGAAAAACGTATCGTTTGTTTAGCTGGTGATGGTGTTGGCCCGGAAATTATGGAGAGTGCAAAGGAAGTATTGCATATGGTAGAGAGGCTATATGGGCATCATTTTCATTTGCAAGATGAGTACTTTGGTGGGAGTGCTATCGATTTAAATGGGCAACCATTACCACAACGAACACTTGCCGCCTGTTTAGCGAGTGATGCGGTTTTACTAGGAGCAGTTGGTGGACCAAGGTGGGATGGTGTGAAAGAAAGGCCAGAGAAAGGATTATTAGCTTTAAGAAAAGGACTTGGAGTATTTGCAAATGTTCGCCCTGTCACGGTAGAAAGCGCAACGGCACATTTATCGCCATTAAAAAAGGCTGATGAAATTGATTTCGTTGTCGTTCGTGAATTAACAGGTGGGATTTATTTTTCTTATCCGAAAGAACGAACGGACGAAGTAGCAACAGATACACTTACGTATCATCGTCATGAAATTGAACGTATCGTTTCTTATGCTTTTCAATTAGCGAGTAAGCGGAAGAAAAAAGTAACATCTATTGATAAGGCAAATGTTTTAGAGTCTAGTAAACTATGGAGAACTGTAACAGAAGAGGTAGCACTTCGATATCCAGGTGTTGAATTAGAACATATTTTAGTGGATGCCGCAGCTATGGAATTAATTCGGAATCCCGGACGGTTTGATGTAATTGTAACGGAAAATTTATTTGGGGATATTTTGAGTGACGAGGCTTCCGTATTAGCTGGATCATTAGGAATGCTGCCATCAGCTAGTCACGCGGAAAAGGGCCCTTCGCTATACGAGCCTATTCACGGATCAGCACCGGATATTGCTGGGAAAAATAAGGCGAATCCAATTGCAATGATGCGCTCTGTTGCAATGATGCTTGGGCAATCGTTCGGATTAACGAGAGAAGGGTGTGCAATTGAAGAAGCAATTTCAGCAGTCCTTAAATCAGGAAAATGTACAGCAGATATCGGAGGGACTGAAACGACAACTTCTTTTACGAAGGCAGTTATGCAAGAAATGGAAGAGCAAGCGCTAGTAGGGAGAGGAAGATAA
- the hisZ gene encoding ATP phosphoribosyltransferase regulatory subunit: protein MTKWKRANPNGTRDYLFEECTLIEEVEQKLRRTFLERGYEEIRTPTIEFYDVFAFQNRPIDEEKMYKFFDEKGRIIVLRPDMTIPLARVIGTQRCDTPLKLTYSGNVFRANESLTGKYNEIVQSGIEIIGIDNVRAEIECVISVIQSLQKMKVQSFTIEIGQVQLYKCIVKKLSIHEEEERILRTYIESKNYAALSNFIREKKLDRCDETVRLLEKLPRLFGNLEVIEEAEKLASSNEMKMAIARVKEIYEAIEKLGYGSYISIDLGMIQHLDYYTGVIFKGYIYEIGEEIVSGGRYDELIGNFGEMLPAVGLAVQVNQIVKALQEQQKPYERKRIDILIHYELNRLAEAERLRNLLQKDGKKVELSLFSNINESFQFARKNQIVTVVEAKNESLVEYVWNEKWVIQKEGETSCVTFKLR from the coding sequence ATGACAAAATGGAAACGGGCAAACCCAAATGGAACGAGAGATTATTTATTCGAAGAATGTACGTTAATTGAAGAAGTAGAACAAAAATTAAGGCGTACTTTTTTAGAGCGAGGTTATGAGGAAATAAGGACACCTACAATTGAATTTTATGATGTTTTTGCTTTTCAAAATAGACCGATAGATGAAGAAAAGATGTATAAATTTTTTGATGAAAAGGGACGGATTATCGTCTTGCGTCCAGATATGACAATTCCTTTAGCGAGAGTGATTGGAACGCAGAGATGTGATACGCCACTTAAACTGACGTATAGCGGGAATGTATTTCGAGCGAATGAGTCTCTTACTGGAAAATATAATGAAATTGTGCAAAGTGGTATTGAAATTATCGGGATTGATAATGTAAGAGCGGAAATTGAATGTGTCATAAGCGTCATTCAATCACTTCAAAAGATGAAGGTGCAATCTTTTACAATAGAGATTGGGCAAGTGCAGTTATATAAATGTATTGTCAAAAAGCTCTCCATTCATGAGGAAGAGGAGAGAATACTTAGAACATATATTGAAAGTAAAAATTATGCTGCTCTATCAAATTTTATTAGAGAAAAGAAATTAGATCGATGTGATGAAACAGTAAGATTACTTGAGAAATTACCAAGGCTATTTGGGAATTTAGAAGTGATTGAGGAAGCAGAAAAACTCGCCTCAAGTAATGAAATGAAAATGGCCATTGCAAGAGTGAAAGAGATATATGAAGCAATTGAAAAACTAGGCTATGGATCTTACATATCAATTGATTTGGGCATGATTCAACATTTAGATTACTATACGGGAGTTATTTTCAAAGGGTATATATATGAAATAGGAGAAGAAATTGTTAGTGGCGGAAGATATGATGAGTTAATTGGAAATTTTGGAGAGATGCTGCCAGCTGTTGGACTCGCGGTGCAAGTCAATCAAATTGTGAAGGCGCTACAAGAGCAGCAAAAACCATATGAACGAAAGAGAATAGATATTCTGATTCATTATGAGTTAAATAGATTAGCAGAAGCGGAACGATTGCGAAATTTACTTCAAAAGGACGGGAAAAAAGTAGAGCTATCTTTATTCTCAAATATAAATGAATCCTTTCAATTTGCAAGAAAAAATCAAATAGTAACGGTCGTTGAGGCAAAGAATGAATCGTTAGTGGAATATGTATGGAACGAGAAATGGGTAATCCAGAAAGAAGGAGAAACTTCATGCGTAACATTCAAATTGCGTTAA